The proteins below come from a single Asanoa ferruginea genomic window:
- a CDS encoding AraC family transcriptional regulator, whose protein sequence is MRHREDTERVGPLPLEAHSFRLTDLDEARALCAEFYYEVDLDLLDGSRPLAFAADMVRLGPVTVGDISFGADVSIGTDVLDAYHVNLPIAGAIGSEHRGAVTVASPRRAAVYRPGAGVHAGRWSADCRSLGIRLDRAALEAELAALLGHPVRGPIRFGASFDTTRGPGLTWTRMINLLRSESGNPHSALLQPLIAERYSQGLIGGLLFAVEHQFADALTAHVAPARPRTVRRAIQVMEADPTHPFTTAELGRIAGVSARSLQEGFRRHVGVSPMTYLQQVRMGYARDELRHPVPGRDTVAAIAHAWGFGHLGRFAAAYRERYGESPSATLRGH, encoded by the coding sequence GAGCGTGTGGGTCCGCTCCCCCTCGAAGCGCACTCCTTCCGCCTCACCGACCTCGACGAGGCCCGCGCGTTGTGCGCGGAGTTCTACTACGAGGTCGACCTCGACCTGCTCGACGGGAGCCGGCCGCTGGCGTTCGCGGCCGACATGGTGCGGCTGGGCCCGGTCACCGTCGGCGACATCAGCTTCGGCGCCGACGTCTCCATCGGCACCGACGTGCTCGACGCCTACCACGTCAACCTGCCGATCGCCGGCGCCATCGGCAGCGAGCACCGCGGTGCCGTCACGGTCGCCAGCCCGCGCCGCGCCGCGGTCTACCGCCCGGGTGCCGGAGTGCACGCCGGCCGCTGGTCGGCCGACTGCCGCAGCCTCGGCATCCGCCTCGACCGGGCGGCGCTGGAGGCCGAACTCGCGGCGCTGCTCGGCCACCCGGTCCGCGGGCCGATCCGGTTCGGCGCCAGCTTCGACACCACCCGCGGCCCAGGCCTCACCTGGACCCGCATGATCAATCTGCTCCGGTCGGAGAGCGGCAACCCGCACAGCGCGCTGCTCCAGCCACTGATCGCCGAGCGCTACTCGCAGGGCCTGATCGGCGGGCTGCTCTTCGCGGTCGAGCACCAGTTCGCCGACGCGCTGACCGCGCACGTGGCGCCGGCCCGGCCGCGCACCGTCCGCCGGGCCATCCAGGTGATGGAGGCCGACCCGACCCACCCGTTCACCACGGCCGAGCTGGGCCGCATCGCGGGTGTCTCGGCGCGGTCGTTGCAGGAGGGTTTCCGCCGGCACGTCGGCGTCTCCCCGATGACCTACCTGCAACAGGTGCGGATGGGCTACGCCCGCGACGAACTGCGCCACCCGGTGCCCGGGCGCGACACGGTGGCCGCGATCGCGCACGCGTGGGGCTTCGGCCACCTGGGCCGGTTCGCGGCCGCCTACCGCGAACGCTACGGCGAGTCACCGTCGGCGACCCTGCGCGGACACTGA